From the Xenopus laevis strain J_2021 chromosome 7L, Xenopus_laevis_v10.1, whole genome shotgun sequence genome, the window gatgggtgtgtgtcttttttcaatctaacttactatgttactatgttactatataccTCATTAAAAAGAAGACTTCCAGATAAGGCACTTGAGCTCAGGGAAGACTGGCCATTTACCCTCCTAAAAATCACCAGAAAGCCCTTCATTAGCTGAAATATCTGCTTAGTATCTGAAGTAAAAGGCTGGCTGACATTTATGTGCCGCAATtccatttacttatttattatttacttacCCTAATGAAGACTTTAACCCAGGATTGGAGCAGAGGGGAGGGTGAGAAATGTGAACATTGCAGCAGAATCACCCAAAATGTTCCCTTATTTGAAGTGCAATCATCTCTTGGTGATGAAGAATCAAGCTGGAGAGTCTGTTTGATAAAATCATGTTCTCGGGTACCATTAAACAACTTTGCTACTGGAAAACTTCTGGAAAACATATACAAGAAAAGTCCTGAACTTGACAGATTGACTAATATTGTGATTGTGGTCTCTGTGCAACTTAGTTTGCAGTTTGCAGAGGTTTGGGGTTTGACCTGGAGAAATACTAAAGAGAAACATAGATAACTTATAAATATCTGGGTAATGATCAGCTTCTCCTTCAGTCTAAAGTTATTTACCTTTTGTCTTTAACAATAGACAGGAGCGCAAATGTTTCCCTGATACAGATTTCCAATGGTAAAATCTTCATTTGAATTAGGGGGATTTCATCacattgaatctgacccattgtaTGTGCATTGTGAGAACtgaaaataataattgtatttcttATGCTTGTTCTGTACATTTCAATATCTCAACAACATGAATATCCTCCAATATGGACTAAAATGTGTGGGAATTCTTCAACAAAAAGAACaaggattttaaaatataaatgaaagaagTTAAATACTTATACAGCCTTAATTCAAGGAACACAAAGAATTTCATACCCCAAATAGCAAtttcaaaaaaagataaaaagttggTACGTGAGTTTCTCTTGCAGGTGCAAGCTGGTTAATAAACACTTAACTatgtacaaaatagaaaaaaacttggAGGGTGATTTGAACAAGGACCATATTTAGGCATTTGACAAATTGAACTCAcacacttaggagcagatttatcaacatcACAATTTGAGTTTACACAAgtctttcataataaaaaaaatcccaatcttgactatttttgaatttgagatttattacttGAAACAATAAACTAAGCTGGTAAATTTCTGTAGTGAAGTCAAACTTTTAAGGCAAATTGGGGTcacttatcaacactgggcacataacataacccatagcaaccaatcacattattgcattcattgttttacctgcagctggctaaaaaaagtcaatcacttattggttgccgtgggttactgcccacaggcaaatttgcccagtgttgataaatgagccccattgtcatGTAGAGTAGAACGGGTTCATTGTTTTTCAATTGTTTCATTGTAGATGATTTTTagtgatcaagtttttttatctttattttgttttttcatatttgaaagaACCTTAAAAATACTAGAATTTTGATTACATTGCTTCACTGTTtatgcataaaaaatataatcCCTCATTTGTAATTAAAgactctaagtttgcccaggagcagtaacccacagcaactaatAAGATTATTTACACGTAACAATGttgcttattcaaatcattgctcATTGATATTCTTGGAAAGGAACTCCAAGAGGGGGAAATATCAGCCTACGAAAAAAGGTCTTGAATAGCGATGAGCAAACATCGCAGACATGGATTTCCTCCAAAATTGATGAAACTATTTGCAAATCTGAGGCAATATTTGCCAATTTGTGAAACACGGGATAGATTTACTTATGATTAGTCTTCACAAATAGTCATAGAACTCTAGATATACTCTAACGACAGAGACATGCTGataattattttaagaaaaatattgtgAAACTGAGACATTGATTTAAGCCAAATTCACAACtttggaaataaagaaaaaaacactgtctAATCTTGAGAAAATATAgaataaaccaaataaatgttttccctaAAGATTAATGCAGGGCTGTGCCAAGTCAGTGAGGCAACACTAATGGCCTGGTGCCCTCCACTCTTCTcctccttctctctcttctctccttttctcgcTAAACACAAGTTTTTCACTAAAATCTGGGTTTCTGGATTCTATTATCAATAAATGACCCAACTCTATGTACTCTTTTAACTATGGGAATCTCTTTTAGCAAAGTTAAAGCCCTAGGTAACCATTGTGACTGTAATTCAAAAACTGAGTCTTGTTTGTAAAGTTCAGGAATATCTATGCAGTGTAAGTTATTTCTTCTGGACCTGTTCTCCAAGCCCTCAGTTTTTGACTCAAATTCTTTAACCTCTTTGTCCAGAAACTACAATTTATTATTAGAGGAAGAAGAGATGTCCTCCACTTCCATGAAACAAACTGAATAGCCCGGGATacttcctttaatgaatggaTAATGTCCATAAAACAAGGCATGGGGAAAAGCAAGAtttaataaagaagaagaaaaataacaaaataatgttaAATGCAAAGTGAGAAACAATAAGTTCCAATATTACAAGCCTGTAGTTGAGACTAGTAACAGGAAAGGCAAAATCCAGCAACAGGCGGGAAGGTCAGGGCTGGCGGAAGACGGGGAAAATCCGAAAGGCAGGCTGGGCAGGCAGCAGGCAAGCATAGCTGAAAAACAGGTCAAACCAGTAAATCAACAGCAAAAAGTAATGTGGCACAGGATGGGGACTGGAGTATAGGAACGAGGAATCGGTCAGGGAACGAGGACCTGGGCAGGAATCAGGCAGGGACACAGGAACCAGGAATCACAGAATCGAGTGCTAGATCAGGCTCAGGAGCTTTGATAATAAAGCAACTGGGAGTTTCAGGGCTTAGGGCTCATACtgatcatcatttttacctgcgctcccctgcagtcAGTTTTAAAGCATTCAACTACAGGGGTGCACAGGATGAAACACAATCTATTCTTTCTTAGGGGTCTGAACTCACATAGACACATGTAAGCATCAAGCACAGGTGGAATACAACATTATGTCCACTGAGTTTCTGAAGTTAGCGTAGGCTGGAACCTCACATgcttttattttgacccagatgtcatctatctatctgaacCAATGACTTTCCCTTGAAGATGTTCAGCTCTTTCTTTTCCACTTCGTCAATGTAAAGTTTTGCTATGATGGAAGAAAAGTGCGTCTCTGTAAGAATAAgttcttttttttcatgtttttgacaGTTATTGAGTATCTGTGTTCTTTTCCTAATGATATTGACACATCTTGGACCAAAGTTTAAAATAGGCATTACATTCCATCAGAGTACTGCCATAAGAGTTCTTGCATTCTTATGGGgtggaaaaaacccaaatgtattGGTTTAGGTGTGAAGGAAATGTATAACTTAAACATGCTTACAGGAACAGTcatgaaaatgaaagtgtttaaaagtaatagaaacatcatgtaatgttgccctgcactggtaaaactgaactgtttgcttcagaaacactactgtagtttatagaaAGAAgctgtagcaatggtggaaattgtaaAAAGGCACAGGTGGCACAATAAGggttaattagatcttagtttggatgaagtacaagcaactcttttattattagacagaaaaaggaaatcatttttaaaaatgtgtattatttgcataaaaaagagtATATTGGAGACAGCTATCCCGTAATTCAGACATTTCTGAATAACagaatgtatcccatacctgtaccattggGTTAAGCCCTATAAAGGGGGTGTGAGAGtccattaaagaaacagttcagtttaaaaataaaaactgggtaaataaatagtctgtgcaaaataaaaaatgtatctaatatagttagttaggcaaaaatgtaatgtataaaggctggagtgagtggatgtgtaacataacagccagaacactacttcctgcttttcagctctctaactctgagttagttgaCTATTAGAAATATtgttaattttgcacagcctatctatttacccagtttttattttacactgaactattcctttaaagcaaagGTACTGCTGGAAGTGGGTGACGCACAAAAGGAAGGGACCAATAGTAATCTGTAGTGTAGGAAGTGTAATAATGTAAGTGATACCTTACCAACTAAATACTATGGATATTAGTGCTCCAATTattgaagaaaatacatttctgaatgTGGATACTTGAACAAAGTTGAACAAAGGCCAGTTGTAGCCTTTTTGTTGCACTTTCCAGACTGCCCTCTGTAATACAAATGACTACTACAATGTACAGTTTTTGTTGAGACCACGAACATAAAAGTTCTGATTAAATTCTGTGGTAATTTCCAAGGCTTTGTGATCTTAGTTAGAGCAGTTTTAGTACAGTGACTTGTTTGGAAACCGTACAGAATGGGTTCAAGTAGATCGTTGGTGGGCAGGAAGTTCAGAAAAATAGAGATGATCCATTCTAGGAGCTTGAAGGGGAACAAGAGCGGTTTGTTTAGTTTGATCTGAGCTATCCTATCATCACAGTCTGTCTGTGAACTCCAGTTTTAGTTATACTTATAGACAACAACTGATACATTTACTCTCTCAGTGCTTGTTAAGGACAATGAGTCCAATAAGAGCACATGGTTCTTGGGAAACTGTGTGATACTTGGTGGATTCTTTGTGTCTATCGCTCCAAAAACAAGTGAGGTACAGATACGAACGGCACCTGAGACAGAAACAATATCATGCCCCTGAAAGACTTATCTAGCAAAGAAGACCAAACAGTAAATGTGCTGACGTAGTCATTTATTTTAGTCTTGTACAAGTTCAGAACCAAAACTGAGACTTTCCAATAAGTTAAAGGATTAGTTGGCAGCAATGGTGCTCTGGATCCAGGAGTTGTAGTTGCAGACCTTGGTGTAGACACCAGGATAGTTCCTCTGGGCACAGCCGACTCCCCAGGACACAATACCCTGCAGTTGCCCTTTGCACACCACGGGGCCACCGGAGTCACCCTAAAGAGAAGAGAGATTGTTATTGGACAGATTTCACATGAAGTTGCAGTACTACTTATGGAAGATGACTCCTCAGGCACACAGCTGATTATTGGTGGGGGGGGGTCACCCTGAAAACAACATTCAGCATTATCCAGCTAAGAAAGTTTTGGGGTATAAATAAATTGAGTTGAATTACCTGGCAGGAGTCCTTGCCACCCTCCAGGAATCCTGCACAGAACATGTTGTTGGTGATCTGACCGGGGTAGGCACCTGTACATTGGGCAGTAGTCAAGATGGGGGCACTCAAGCACTGCAGGAGGTTGGGGTAATTGGCTGAAAATAAAAGTATGGATATTAAATGACTGGATACAGGTAACAATCTATTCACAAGTTTATCAAACATGCTTTTTGCACACTGATCTGTACAGTAgacaacacaacacaacacattaAACTATTGGATCAGCAATTGGGGCACCAGAAAACATAAGGGAACATATAAAGCATTTGTGAGAGTTAAaatccagtttatatttttataatattttggcAAAATGGATAATTATAGATGATTCTACCAGGGGAACATTAATTCTTCCTCTTTTTcttacaaaacttgttttttttgcatactgAGAGGCACAGTAGAAAAAGACCTGCACCAGACACTACTGGATCAGCAATTGGGGCACCAGAATCTGTTCTGACCATGGAAATATATAGTGTTTTGTGGGCAGCTACATGGAGCAGCTACTATTCTTCCTGCATGGACATGTCCCATCACTGACAGTTGGGCAGTTGTGTTGGAAACAAAAAAATGATTCTTCTGTAAAAAGTTGCAACTGTGTCAGTTGGGTTCAACAGGGACATTTTCAGTTAGAAATGCACCTCCCAAAATGTCAAAAAgcaaattcatattttcaaatttttgcatcATATTTCATTCACCTTGTTCTACATTctcatcacagtaaaaaaaatacatccttCAAAATGGGTATTTGATAACTTACAGCCACTGGTGGAAGTGTTGCCCCAACCAGAGATCAGGCAGCTGGAACCAGCGGCGGCACAACTAGAAGGCAGAGCCACAGCATTCACATTGGAGTTAAGGGAGGCAGGAGAGGCAAGTTTGATCAACATGATGTCATTGTCTGTGGTCCTGGAGTTGTAGTTGGGGTGTCTGATGACCTTGGCAGAGTTGATGAATTGTTCTGTTCCTTCACTTAGGGCGATGTTGTGTTCCCCAAGCCTGACCTGGATGCTCCTAAGAGAAAGtagaattgaaaaaacaaaatatacattgaGAAGGTTCAACATACACGGGAAAAGAGATTTTACTTGGAGAATACGTTTTTGTTTATTACATTCAGAAAGGATTCACGTTTGAATCTAAAAGTATTATAATTAGCTATTGCACTAACATCAACTCTCCTGAAAGCACAATTAGTTGAAGAGACTCATACTACAGTCcaaatgtaataattatatatCCTAAAcgtttatatacatgtatttgcCACCTTTTTCTGGTCTGTGAGTATGTGAGTATACGGTCAAACCCCATGGTGATGGTTAGTAGGACTCTATACTTACGCTTGGTAACAGTGAGCAGCAGACACAACCCACTGGTTATTGAGCAGAGACCCTCCACAGAAATGGTAGCCAGCATTTAGGGAGACGATGTAGGGGACAGAGTTCTTAGCGCAGGTGGAACCTCCAATGATCTTGTCATCATCAAAGGCAGCTGGGAAGAGAAGTCACATGAattcattttgtctaaatattatcTACACAGCAGTATAATCATTGGTGCTAATTGTGCAGTAGATGTGAGGACTTTTCCCCATGATACACAAAGAAAGAGTTGTACCATGTGATATAAAGATGAGACAAACAGACTCATGAAGTAGGAGACATTTGGCAAGAGGACTCACCCACTGCTCCGAGGAGCACACAGATCAGAAGAAGTTTCATGGTGGAGATGTGTCCAAGTAGATGTTCTGCAGGAGAAACTTCTGGTATTTATACCCAAACCTACAGATCAGCCCTTCACCTCtcatctctatctatatatccatatatatttctCCAAACATGAGTATCAGTGGCCTTGATGGAGTGATGGGAATGACGCAAAACATTTTACATGAGATTTCAGGCTTATCAAGACTGTTGAAATTCtgtgaaattctttttttatacattaagCCGATTGCAACACTCGCCATTCCACTCAGTTTTGTTCTTTAGCTCATGGTTTTTACCTTTACATGGGGGGGGCAGAGaatgagaaaagaaaaactaCATAATGAAGTTGAATTTCAATTCTGAATCCAGACTGGGCTCAAATGGGCAAAAAATCTGAGAACTGACATTTAAATTAATGGATAAAGAAGATTAAATATTTCCTAAAAACAAATTGGATGGTCACATATTTGCAATTAAGTAGAAAGATCAGAAAGTGAATATTTCAGAGACCCCCTAAACAATGGCCCTCAAACAACTTGGTTATTTCTTCTTTCTGTCATTTACTGGGGTTGGTGGTGACACCACTTTTGAACACTTTTCCTGTTCTGTCTCGTTGATCTAATCAAGTCTCCTTTACAATATTTTACTTCTGGTAGACACAAACCTCTACCCTCTCAGTTCCACTCTGTAGTAGAAATGACCCCCTGGCTGTTAGAGACCCACCACAAAAAGATAGTACTCAGCATTTGGCAAAATGAAAAAGGAAGTTCTTATTAACCCTCcaaagtcatcatcatcatcaaatgaAAGCCCTTAGGATTTGTAATAATAACCTCAGACTAAGACAGttgatgtaattcctatatttaaaagaggattatataggattatatagtaattataggccagtaaatttgacattcatggcttgttaagggatcacattcaaaatgttgtcctaatgaatgtcattatgagcaaaatcagcatggctttatgaaggataggtcatgtcagacgaatttgattgctttttatgatgtggtaagtaagatgctggacagtggggagtaaggttcttagtggggtccctcagggctcagtattggggccacttttatttaacttgttcattaatgacttaggggaggggattgcaAGTaaagtatcagtgtttgcagatgagacaaaactatcagcccaattaattccatccaggatgtggcacttgcaacaggatcttgactaactggcaatctgggcagctaagtggcaaatgagattcaatgttgataaatgtaaagtcctgcacctgggatgtaacaatatccacttatacccttaatgggactgcactaggcaaatccataatggagacggagcttggagtccttttACAGATTGACTAATATTGTGATTGTGGTCTCTGGGCAACTTAGTCTGCAGTTTGCAGAGGTTTGGGGTTTGACCTGGAGAAATACTAAAGGGAAACACAGGTAAC encodes:
- the LOC108695987 gene encoding trypsin-like encodes the protein MKLLLICVLLGAVAAFDDDKIIGGSTCAKNSVPYIVSLNAGYHFCGGSLLNNQWVVSAAHCYQASIQVRLGEHNIALSEGTEQFINSAKVIRHPNYNSRTTDNDIMLIKLASPASLNSNVNAVALPSSCAAAGSSCLISGWGNTSTSGSNYPNLLQCLSAPILTTAQCTGAYPGQITNNMFCAGFLEGGKDSCQGDSGGPVVCKGQLQGIVSWGVGCAQRNYPGVYTKVCNYNSWIQSTIAAN